A genomic region of Exiguobacterium sp. Helios contains the following coding sequences:
- a CDS encoding GntR family transcriptional regulator, producing MSIKLDHRLLYLRVIEKIKSDIDDGVYKEGEKLPSEFELSKQLGVSRATLREALRILEDENIVIRKHGVGTFINARPPFTSGIEELYSVTEMIARAGMIPTSEVLSSEMVQPTERDRERFQLGPDELVYRIERIRLAGDVPVVYCVDKIPSHYIKNEEQFTSSTSLFDALEKELGRRVTHAVTHIEPRIDPKIAEQLHTDQPLLVLRQTHYDELDRSVLYSANYFRADKFDFHVIRKRV from the coding sequence ATGTCGATTAAATTAGATCATCGTTTGCTTTATTTACGTGTGATTGAAAAAATCAAGTCTGACATCGATGACGGCGTTTACAAGGAAGGCGAAAAGTTACCTTCAGAGTTTGAACTTTCAAAGCAACTTGGCGTTAGTCGAGCGACTCTTCGAGAGGCTTTACGAATTCTTGAAGATGAGAACATTGTCATCCGTAAACACGGTGTCGGTACGTTTATCAATGCAAGACCACCGTTTACTTCAGGGATTGAGGAGCTTTACAGTGTCACGGAGATGATTGCGCGTGCAGGTATGATTCCGACCTCAGAAGTTCTGTCATCAGAAATGGTACAACCAACTGAACGTGATCGAGAACGTTTTCAGTTAGGACCGGATGAACTGGTTTATCGAATCGAACGAATCCGACTTGCGGGAGATGTTCCTGTCGTCTATTGTGTCGATAAGATTCCAAGCCATTATATTAAAAATGAAGAACAGTTTACGTCTTCGACGTCACTGTTTGACGCTCTAGAAAAAGAATTAGGACGCCGTGTCACTCATGCGGTCACGCACATCGAACCGCGGATTGATCCAAAGATCGCTGAACAATTACATACGGACCAACCGTTACTCGTACTGCGGCAAACGCATTATGATGAGCTTGACCGATCCGTTCTTTATTCAGCGAACTATTTCCGTGCGGACAAGTTTGATTTCCATGTCATCCGTAAGCGTGTCTAA
- a CDS encoding DNA translocase FtsK, whose protein sequence is MATTKKGPVRKTPPRKRIPAKKRPPAKKQRQPIQYRTYAAIIAVLSLLAYVLALGQFGRVGEVLAQFATDQVGQFGSLLYGLIGGMLLLILSNQERVAKWAWSSLILGGLIWIDLLLGQPRGAMNAWLYQGSSYYISSFGAFMIGLFLMVTGIHLLQPTFFSELAFGIKERIQEFRQRERQTVAKERPQKKKPTQSEALEQPVAKKKTLKKQAVEELVPEEAPVNLQDVPIIGFADHVEPQAKDPQGPLTMTETPDGYQLPSLDLLSEPVTKDLSGENKRLKDNATKLIATLKSFGIGAKVLKIHLGPSVTKYEIEPDQGIKLSRITGLADDLALALAAKDIRIEAPIPGKAAVGIEVPNREVAMVSLREVLGAESVQADPDRLLVALGRSISGETVTAKLNKMPHVLVAGSTGSGKSVCINGMIVSILMRARPDEVRLMMIDPKMVELNVYNGIPHLLAPVVTDPKKAAQALKQVVSEMERRYEIFSQNGARNIEGYNALIDKMNAEEKVHQRLPYIVVIVDELADLMMVASNEVEDAIMRLAQMARAAGIHMVIATQRPSVDIITGVIKANIPSRIAFSVSSGTDSRTILDTSGADKLLGRGDMLLLGNGMNKPVRVQGAFLSDEEVETIVNHVISQQKAQYVEAMIPKDIPEGETEVDDPLYDEVVQFILTQETASTSMIQRKYRIGYNRAARLIDALEENGLIGPSEGSKPRRVMGH, encoded by the coding sequence ATGGCGACAACAAAAAAAGGACCGGTCCGGAAAACACCGCCACGAAAGCGCATCCCGGCGAAAAAACGGCCACCCGCGAAAAAACAGCGTCAACCGATCCAATACCGTACATATGCAGCAATCATCGCGGTTCTTTCATTGCTGGCGTACGTTTTAGCACTTGGACAGTTTGGACGTGTCGGTGAAGTACTGGCGCAATTCGCAACAGATCAGGTGGGACAGTTTGGTTCCCTTCTGTACGGTTTGATTGGCGGAATGTTGTTACTGATCTTATCAAACCAAGAACGGGTAGCCAAATGGGCCTGGTCTTCCTTAATTTTAGGTGGCTTAATCTGGATTGATTTGCTACTTGGTCAACCGCGTGGGGCCATGAATGCATGGCTGTATCAAGGTTCCTCTTATTATATCTCCAGTTTTGGGGCATTTATGATCGGTTTATTTCTGATGGTGACAGGAATTCATCTGCTTCAGCCGACATTTTTCAGTGAACTGGCGTTCGGGATCAAGGAACGAATTCAGGAATTCCGGCAACGCGAGCGACAGACAGTAGCAAAAGAACGTCCTCAGAAAAAGAAACCAACCCAGTCAGAAGCGCTAGAACAACCGGTTGCTAAAAAGAAAACATTGAAAAAACAAGCCGTCGAAGAACTCGTCCCGGAAGAAGCACCGGTCAATCTTCAAGATGTACCAATCATCGGATTTGCGGATCATGTCGAACCACAAGCGAAAGACCCACAAGGACCGCTGACGATGACGGAGACACCGGACGGGTATCAATTGCCGTCGCTTGATTTACTGTCAGAACCCGTCACAAAAGACTTATCAGGGGAAAACAAGCGCTTAAAAGACAATGCGACGAAACTGATTGCTACGTTAAAGTCGTTTGGAATTGGAGCAAAAGTCTTAAAAATCCATCTTGGGCCAAGTGTGACGAAATATGAGATTGAACCGGATCAAGGTATCAAGCTGAGTCGAATCACCGGACTGGCCGATGATTTGGCACTTGCGCTCGCAGCAAAAGATATCCGGATTGAAGCACCGATTCCCGGAAAAGCTGCCGTCGGAATCGAAGTGCCGAACCGGGAAGTCGCGATGGTCTCTTTACGAGAGGTCTTAGGGGCGGAGAGCGTTCAAGCAGACCCGGATCGCTTACTTGTTGCGCTTGGTCGAAGCATCTCCGGTGAGACGGTCACAGCGAAGCTGAATAAGATGCCGCATGTCTTAGTCGCCGGTTCAACCGGCTCCGGGAAATCTGTTTGTATCAACGGAATGATTGTTTCGATTTTAATGCGGGCCCGGCCAGATGAAGTCCGGCTGATGATGATTGATCCGAAGATGGTCGAACTGAATGTCTATAACGGAATTCCCCATCTGCTCGCACCTGTCGTGACAGATCCGAAGAAAGCGGCACAGGCTTTAAAACAGGTCGTTTCGGAAATGGAACGGCGGTATGAAATCTTCAGTCAGAACGGGGCGCGGAATATCGAAGGCTACAATGCCTTGATCGATAAGATGAACGCAGAGGAAAAAGTCCATCAACGCCTGCCGTACATCGTCGTTATCGTTGATGAGTTAGCCGATTTGATGATGGTTGCCTCAAATGAAGTCGAAGATGCCATCATGCGGCTCGCTCAGATGGCGCGGGCAGCCGGGATCCACATGGTCATCGCGACACAACGGCCAAGTGTCGACATCATTACCGGCGTCATCAAGGCCAACATCCCGTCCCGGATTGCTTTCAGCGTTTCCAGTGGGACGGATTCCCGGACGATTCTTGATACAAGTGGGGCAGACAAGTTGCTCGGACGAGGGGACATGTTATTGCTCGGGAACGGAATGAATAAACCGGTTCGCGTCCAGGGAGCATTCCTGTCAGATGAAGAAGTCGAAACAATCGTCAATCATGTCATTTCCCAACAAAAGGCACAATATGTCGAGGCTATGATTCCTAAAGATATTCCAGAAGGGGAGACGGAAGTCGACGATCCGTTATACGATGAAGTCGTTCAGTTCATCTTGACACAGGAGACAGCATCCACCTCGATGATTCAACGAAAATATCGGATCGGCTACAACCGGGCCGCCCGACTGATTGATGCGTTAGAAGAAAATGGTTTGATTGGTCCGTCTGAAGGATCAAAACCGCGTCGTGTCATGGGGCATTAA
- a CDS encoding M15 family metallopeptidase, with protein MKRGTIFIWILFLLVMFAIGSFLAASTNRMPSILMDQPELGLESCPRDRAGENRLINDSANQLKQLHPAVRTGAEDLIRLSHSCYNIDIRITQGYRTKKQQDALYEQGRSQAGDVVTNARGGESMHNYGLAIDFVQMIDGDISYDLEYDGNQSGKSDWREVAAVGKALGFEWGGDWKRFVDYPHFEMTFGYSLNELQAGEKPSRQEKANRTEEIEKLLNP; from the coding sequence ATGAAACGGGGAACAATCTTCATCTGGATTTTGTTCCTGCTGGTCATGTTTGCCATCGGATCCTTTCTTGCCGCGTCTACTAATCGAATGCCAAGCATTTTGATGGATCAGCCGGAGTTAGGGCTGGAAAGTTGTCCACGAGACCGTGCCGGCGAGAACCGTCTCATTAACGACAGTGCCAATCAATTGAAGCAACTTCATCCGGCAGTCCGTACCGGTGCGGAGGATTTGATTCGTCTCAGTCATTCCTGCTACAACATTGATATCCGGATCACACAAGGATATCGGACAAAAAAACAGCAGGATGCACTGTATGAACAAGGCCGCTCACAAGCAGGAGACGTAGTAACCAACGCGCGCGGCGGAGAATCGATGCACAATTATGGTTTAGCGATTGACTTCGTTCAAATGATAGACGGAGATATTTCTTACGATTTAGAATACGACGGAAATCAATCAGGTAAAAGTGACTGGCGTGAGGTGGCTGCTGTCGGGAAAGCGCTTGGCTTTGAATGGGGCGGCGACTGGAAACGATTTGTCGATTATCCGCACTTCGAGATGACATTCGGTTATTCCTTGAACGAGCTTCAAGCAGGCGAGAAACCGAGCAGACAGGAAAAAGCAAACCGAACAGAGGAAATCGAGAAGCTGTTGAATCCGTAA
- a CDS encoding ABC transporter ATP-binding protein → MEYVIEMLNIRKEFGSFVANDNITLQLRKGEIHALLGENGAGKSTLMNVLFGLYQPEAGEIRVRGEKVNITSPNVANDLGIGMVHQHFMLVQNFTVTENIILGAEPKAGLKIDRAAAREKVRQISEQYGLAVDPDAKIEDISVGMQQRVEILKTLYRGADILIFDEPSAVLTPQEIKELIQIMNRLIAEGKSIILITHKLKEIMEVADRCTTIRRGKYIGTVDIDETMTQSRLAEMMVGREVNFNAEYSKATPQELVLDIKDLVVKDSRGIKAVDGLNLDIRAGEIVGIAGIDGNGQTELIEAITGLRKADSGEIFLNNKSIKNLKPRKVTESGVGHIPQDRHKHGLVLDYSIGHNMVLQTYYQKPYSKAGIMNYGQVMEKAKTLIEKFDVRTPSPETFARALSGGNQQKAIIAREVDRSPDLLIAAQPTRGLDVGAIEFIHEQLVLEREKGRAVLLISFELEEILQVSDRIAVLYEGRTVAFLDPKETNEIELGFLMAGGKKEEVGRS, encoded by the coding sequence TTGGAATACGTCATTGAAATGCTAAACATACGAAAAGAGTTTGGCAGTTTCGTCGCAAATGATAACATCACGCTCCAGCTTCGGAAAGGTGAGATTCACGCTTTACTTGGTGAAAACGGTGCCGGAAAATCGACGCTGATGAACGTCTTATTTGGTTTGTATCAGCCTGAGGCTGGAGAGATTCGTGTACGTGGTGAGAAAGTCAATATTACGAGTCCGAACGTTGCGAATGATCTGGGGATCGGGATGGTACACCAACATTTCATGCTCGTTCAAAATTTCACAGTAACAGAAAACATCATCTTGGGTGCAGAACCGAAAGCCGGTCTGAAAATCGACCGAGCAGCGGCACGTGAAAAAGTCCGCCAAATTTCGGAACAATACGGTCTTGCCGTTGATCCAGATGCAAAAATCGAAGATATTTCGGTAGGGATGCAACAGCGTGTTGAAATTTTAAAAACACTGTACCGTGGCGCAGATATTCTAATCTTCGATGAGCCATCTGCTGTTTTAACCCCACAAGAAATCAAAGAATTGATTCAAATCATGAATCGATTGATTGCTGAAGGGAAATCGATTATCTTGATTACCCACAAATTGAAGGAAATCATGGAAGTCGCCGATCGCTGTACGACAATTCGTCGTGGTAAGTATATCGGAACAGTTGATATCGATGAAACAATGACCCAATCAAGACTGGCTGAGATGATGGTAGGGCGGGAAGTAAACTTCAATGCGGAGTATTCCAAGGCAACTCCACAAGAACTTGTACTGGACATCAAAGATTTAGTTGTCAAAGACAGTCGCGGTATCAAGGCAGTAGACGGATTGAACCTCGATATCCGGGCCGGTGAAATCGTCGGAATCGCTGGAATCGATGGGAATGGACAAACGGAGTTGATTGAAGCTATTACCGGTTTGCGTAAAGCAGACAGCGGTGAGATTTTCCTCAATAACAAATCCATCAAGAACTTAAAACCACGAAAAGTGACGGAATCCGGTGTCGGACATATTCCGCAAGACCGTCATAAACACGGTTTGGTCCTCGACTACTCGATCGGGCACAATATGGTGTTACAAACGTATTATCAAAAACCGTATTCAAAAGCAGGCATCATGAACTACGGTCAGGTCATGGAAAAAGCAAAAACCTTAATCGAGAAGTTCGACGTCCGAACTCCAAGTCCGGAAACATTTGCGCGCGCCCTGTCAGGCGGAAACCAACAAAAGGCGATTATCGCCCGTGAAGTAGATCGTTCCCCTGACTTACTGATTGCGGCACAACCAACACGTGGACTAGATGTCGGAGCCATTGAATTCATCCATGAACAATTGGTTCTCGAACGAGAAAAAGGCCGTGCTGTTCTATTGATTTCATTTGAATTGGAAGAAATTCTACAAGTGTCGGACCGGATTGCGGTTCTTTATGAAGGACGTACCGTTGCTTTCCTTGATCCGAAAGAAACAAACGAAATCGAACTTGGCTTCTTGATGGCCGGCGGTAAGAAAGAGGAGGTCGGTCGTTCATGA
- a CDS encoding BMP family protein: MMKKQYAFVSMMTIATVGLAACGGSADNNSSKKEQFSVAMVADKGGIDDKSFNQSAWEGLQAYGKENQLKQNEGYSYLQSKSQQDYQPNLSRLARGGEDLVFGIGNTFNEDIETVAKQFKDTQFAIVDNVVPGKNVTSITFKENEGAYLAGIVAAMQTKTDHIGFVGGMKMDVIERFRAGFEAGAKSVNPKIKVDVQYAEDFAAPEKGQAIAAGMYGKGADIIFPAAGGTGNGVFTEAKNRKKNGEDVSVIGVDRDQKEEGMPEDVTLTSVIKRVDRAVQDTANAAKDGKLTGGKTIRYGLKEQGVDLVESDKLSKETLKKVEQAKKAVVEGKTVVPEQ, encoded by the coding sequence ATGATGAAAAAGCAGTATGCATTCGTATCAATGATGACCATTGCGACAGTCGGATTAGCAGCATGTGGAGGTTCGGCGGACAACAATTCAAGTAAAAAGGAACAGTTTTCTGTAGCGATGGTTGCCGATAAAGGCGGAATCGATGACAAGTCATTTAACCAGTCGGCATGGGAAGGCCTTCAAGCGTACGGAAAAGAAAATCAGCTTAAGCAAAATGAAGGCTACTCCTATCTTCAGTCTAAGTCCCAACAAGACTACCAACCGAACTTGTCTCGACTCGCACGAGGCGGGGAAGATTTAGTATTCGGAATCGGGAATACGTTTAACGAAGACATCGAGACTGTAGCGAAACAATTTAAAGATACTCAATTTGCCATCGTCGACAATGTCGTACCGGGTAAAAATGTGACATCAATTACGTTCAAAGAGAACGAAGGCGCTTATCTTGCGGGAATTGTAGCGGCCATGCAGACAAAAACGGACCACATCGGATTTGTCGGCGGCATGAAGATGGATGTCATTGAGCGATTCCGTGCCGGATTCGAAGCAGGGGCAAAATCCGTTAATCCAAAAATCAAAGTTGACGTCCAATACGCTGAGGATTTTGCAGCACCGGAAAAAGGACAAGCAATCGCAGCCGGAATGTACGGAAAAGGCGCGGATATTATTTTCCCGGCTGCCGGCGGAACAGGAAACGGTGTCTTCACAGAAGCGAAAAACCGTAAGAAGAACGGCGAAGATGTTTCAGTCATCGGAGTAGACCGGGATCAAAAAGAAGAAGGTATGCCGGAAGACGTGACGTTGACATCGGTCATCAAGCGAGTAGATCGTGCGGTTCAAGATACAGCCAATGCGGCGAAAGACGGAAAACTAACGGGTGGGAAAACGATTCGTTACGGTTTAAAAGAACAAGGTGTCGATTTAGTAGAGTCAGACAAGCTGTCAAAAGAGACATTGAAAAAAGTCGAACAAGCCAAAAAAGCTGTTGTTGAAGGAAAAACAGTTGTCCCTGAACAATAA
- a CDS encoding ribonuclease J codes for MSKKKTEKVSVFALGGAGEIGKNMYVVELDEDIFVIDAGLMFPGDEMLGIDKVIPDISYLKENKERIQGIFITHGHEDHIGALSYVLRDLKVPVYGTRLTLGLIEIKLKEAGLLKKADLRPIDAKTKLTVAGHFITFFRVNHSIPDAVGVCIQTSQGAIVHTGDFKFDYTPVDGKQADFGKIAAIGQRGVLCLLSDSTNAERPGMSGSESTVGSELNDVIYEAPGRVIVASFASNVHRLQQVFAAAEANNRKVAVVGRSMVNIVEVAQRLNYLRFKHKTLVELSEINRLDDNQVVILTTGSQGEPMAALTRMARNAHKQVNIRLNDTVVVAASPIPGNEKSVSKTIDLLFRAGANVIYNQRKVHVSGHGHAEDLKLMLNLIKPKFFVPIHGEFRMQKAHSRLAQTVGVNANNIFIIENGDVVEFEKRKARMSRKVNAGNVLIDGIGVGDVGNIVLRDRRLLSQDGVVLCVITISRKNKTIVSGPEIISRGFVYMRESEDMINEANRIVAKQLQGKLTGELDWTEMKSLIRDKLSSYLYEQTKRRPMILPIIMEI; via the coding sequence GTGTCAAAGAAAAAGACGGAAAAAGTAAGCGTCTTTGCTCTTGGTGGCGCCGGTGAAATCGGTAAGAACATGTACGTCGTCGAACTCGACGAGGACATCTTCGTAATCGATGCCGGGTTAATGTTCCCAGGAGATGAGATGCTTGGAATCGATAAAGTCATTCCAGACATTAGTTATTTAAAAGAAAACAAAGAGCGGATTCAAGGGATTTTCATTACTCATGGACATGAGGACCACATTGGTGCCCTCAGTTATGTCTTACGGGACTTAAAAGTACCGGTTTATGGAACACGTTTAACGCTTGGTTTGATTGAAATTAAATTAAAAGAAGCCGGTTTATTGAAAAAGGCAGATCTTCGTCCAATTGATGCCAAGACGAAATTAACCGTAGCAGGTCACTTCATTACGTTCTTCCGTGTTAATCACTCGATTCCGGATGCAGTCGGGGTATGTATCCAAACATCGCAAGGGGCGATTGTCCATACGGGAGACTTTAAATTTGACTACACACCAGTCGACGGCAAACAAGCTGATTTCGGGAAGATTGCCGCAATCGGTCAGCGCGGTGTCCTCTGTCTGTTATCTGATTCGACGAATGCCGAACGTCCTGGTATGTCCGGCTCAGAATCAACGGTCGGTTCGGAACTGAACGATGTCATCTATGAGGCACCAGGTCGCGTCATCGTAGCTTCCTTCGCATCAAACGTTCACCGTCTGCAACAGGTCTTTGCAGCGGCAGAAGCCAACAACCGGAAAGTTGCGGTTGTCGGTCGCAGCATGGTCAATATCGTGGAGGTCGCTCAACGTTTGAACTACTTGCGCTTTAAACACAAAACGTTGGTCGAACTGTCGGAAATCAATCGACTTGATGATAATCAAGTTGTGATTTTAACGACGGGGTCGCAAGGTGAACCGATGGCAGCTCTCACACGCATGGCACGGAACGCGCATAAGCAGGTCAACATCCGCTTAAACGATACCGTTGTCGTTGCAGCGTCACCGATTCCCGGAAACGAGAAATCCGTTTCGAAAACAATTGATCTCTTGTTCCGCGCCGGTGCGAACGTCATCTACAATCAGCGGAAGGTTCATGTATCCGGTCACGGACACGCAGAAGACTTGAAGTTGATGCTGAACTTGATTAAACCGAAATTCTTCGTTCCAATCCACGGGGAGTTCCGGATGCAAAAGGCACACAGCCGTTTAGCACAAACGGTTGGTGTCAATGCGAACAACATCTTCATCATCGAAAACGGGGATGTCGTCGAGTTTGAAAAACGGAAAGCCCGGATGTCACGTAAAGTGAACGCCGGAAACGTCCTGATTGACGGAATTGGTGTCGGGGATGTCGGAAACATCGTCTTACGTGATCGTCGCCTGTTGTCACAAGACGGTGTTGTCCTCTGTGTGATTACCATCAGCCGAAAAAATAAAACGATTGTCTCCGGGCCAGAAATCATTTCCCGCGGATTCGTTTATATGCGCGAATCCGAAGATATGATCAATGAAGCCAACCGTATCGTTGCCAAGCAACTGCAAGGTAAATTGACTGGTGAGCTCGACTGGACAGAAATGAAATCATTGATTCGTGACAAGTTAAGTTCATACTTGTATGAACAGACGAAACGTCGTCCGATGATTTTACCGATCATCATGGAAATTTAA
- a CDS encoding ABC transporter permease: MGFLEVLYIIVPIALAYSAPLIIAALGGIFSERSGVVNIALEGLMVMGAFSGIVSALTLSKMGLGAASPWIAMLIAIVVGAIFSLFLAIPAILFRADQTVLGVAINMLAVGLAIFLVRAFYGKGQTDSIPNRISKENVPFLSDIPVLKMFFANVYYTSYIAIALAFVAWYVIFKTPFGLRLRSVGEHPMAADTMGINVTKMRFIGVMISGGFGGLAGAVYATSISLNFSVTTILGQGFLAIAAMIFGKWNPLGAMGAALFFGFAQAISIIGQQLPLLDQIPQVYLLIAPYLLTILALAGVVGRADAPKAVGVPYIKGKR, from the coding sequence ATGGGCTTTTTAGAAGTACTGTATATTATCGTACCGATCGCACTTGCCTATTCGGCTCCGTTGATCATTGCAGCACTCGGTGGAATCTTCAGTGAGCGTTCTGGTGTTGTCAACATCGCACTTGAAGGATTGATGGTCATGGGGGCATTCTCAGGTATCGTTTCGGCCTTAACGTTATCGAAGATGGGGTTAGGCGCTGCCAGTCCTTGGATTGCCATGCTGATTGCCATCGTTGTCGGAGCCATATTCTCGTTGTTCCTCGCAATTCCGGCCATTTTATTCCGTGCCGATCAGACGGTTCTCGGAGTAGCGATTAATATGTTAGCTGTCGGTTTGGCGATTTTCCTTGTTCGTGCGTTTTATGGAAAAGGACAGACGGATTCGATTCCGAACCGGATTTCGAAAGAAAACGTTCCGTTTTTATCGGATATCCCGGTACTCAAGATGTTTTTTGCTAACGTCTATTACACGTCGTACATTGCGATTGCTTTGGCATTCGTTGCGTGGTACGTCATCTTCAAAACACCATTCGGTCTCCGTCTTCGTTCGGTCGGGGAACATCCCATGGCGGCAGATACGATGGGAATCAATGTCACGAAAATGCGTTTCATCGGTGTCATGATTTCAGGTGGTTTTGGTGGTCTTGCCGGCGCTGTTTACGCGACATCGATTTCACTCAACTTCAGTGTAACAACAATTCTTGGACAAGGATTCCTTGCGATTGCAGCCATGATTTTCGGAAAATGGAATCCACTCGGAGCGATGGGCGCAGCCTTATTCTTCGGATTCGCTCAAGCGATTTCGATCATTGGACAACAGTTACCGCTTTTGGATCAAATTCCACAAGTCTACTTGTTGATTGCACCATACTTGCTGACGATTTTGGCACTTGCCGGTGTCGTTGGACGGGCGGATGCACCGAAAGCTGTCGGTGTACCGTATATCAAAGGAAAACGGTAA
- a CDS encoding BMP family protein gives MKKKSLLALAATGLAMSSVLAACGGNDDSKDSSGGDEKAGFKVGMVTDTGGVDDKSFNQSAWEGIQKFGKDNDLKEGTGYKYLQSAKQSDYQPNLQQLARAKYDLILGIGFLMAEDIGKVADQFKDNNFALVDMVVDKPNVASIVFKENEGSFLVGVVAGLTTKSDKVGFVGGVNSDLIKKFESGFKAGVKAVNPKADIQVQYAEDFNAAEKGQAIASGMYGKKVDVIYHAAGGTGQGVFTEAKNRKKNGEDVWVIGVDRDQVEEGMPENVTLTSMVKRVDTAVEQVAKDTKDGNFPAGKVVEFGLKDGGVDIAPSQDNVAKDVLTKVEDFKKQIIAGDIKVPATDDEYKEYEASLK, from the coding sequence ATGAAAAAGAAGTCACTTCTCGCATTAGCAGCAACAGGTTTAGCAATGAGTTCGGTACTCGCAGCATGTGGTGGTAACGATGATTCGAAAGATTCAAGCGGCGGAGACGAAAAAGCAGGCTTCAAAGTAGGTATGGTTACAGATACGGGCGGTGTTGACGATAAGTCGTTCAACCAATCAGCGTGGGAAGGGATTCAGAAATTCGGTAAAGACAACGACTTAAAAGAAGGTACAGGATACAAGTACCTCCAGTCAGCGAAACAATCGGATTACCAACCGAACCTTCAGCAATTGGCTCGTGCGAAATATGACTTGATTCTCGGTATCGGATTCTTAATGGCAGAAGATATCGGTAAAGTTGCCGATCAGTTTAAAGACAACAACTTTGCACTCGTCGACATGGTCGTTGATAAGCCAAACGTAGCTTCAATCGTCTTCAAAGAAAACGAAGGATCATTCCTCGTTGGTGTTGTTGCCGGTTTGACAACGAAATCAGACAAAGTTGGTTTCGTCGGTGGTGTTAACTCTGACTTGATCAAAAAGTTCGAAAGTGGATTTAAAGCTGGAGTTAAAGCCGTCAACCCGAAAGCAGACATCCAAGTTCAATATGCAGAAGACTTTAACGCTGCTGAAAAAGGACAAGCAATTGCTTCAGGTATGTACGGTAAAAAAGTCGACGTCATCTATCATGCTGCTGGTGGAACAGGACAAGGTGTCTTCACAGAAGCGAAAAACCGTAAGAAAAACGGCGAAGATGTTTGGGTAATCGGTGTCGACCGTGACCAAGTTGAAGAAGGTATGCCAGAAAACGTTACATTGACGTCAATGGTCAAACGTGTAGATACAGCAGTTGAACAAGTAGCAAAAGATACGAAAGACGGTAACTTCCCAGCTGGTAAAGTCGTTGAGTTCGGTCTCAAAGACGGCGGAGTTGATATCGCACCATCACAAGACAATGTAGCGAAAGACGTCTTGACGAAAGTGGAAGACTTCAAAAAACAAATCATCGCTGGCGACATCAAAGTTCCAGCTACTGACGACGAGTACAAAGAATACGAAGCGTCACTGAAATAA
- a CDS encoding ABC transporter permease — protein sequence MKLERFYGILIPILSIILGMVVGAIVMLAGGYNPVDGFDQLFYGIFGEPYSIGETLRAAAPLIFAGLAVAFAFRTGLFNIGVEGQVLVGWMVAVWIGIEFDLPTAIHLPLALIGAGLAGALWASVPGILKAKFHVHEVITSIMMNYIALYVTNDILRHVIGIENERTESVKESASLASPFLQELTDFSRLHNGIFIAVLAALVFWFILWKTTLGYELRAVGFNKSAAEYAGMGVNKNIVLSFVISGIFAGLAGAMEGLGTFQNMTLNASFTGVGFDGIAVALLGANNPIGVVLAALLFAGLNIGGLSMQQIGIPPELIKIIIAFIIIFVASGYAIRLLIEKFTVKKPEDKKVKGADK from the coding sequence ATGAAACTAGAACGTTTTTACGGAATATTGATTCCGATTCTGTCCATCATTTTAGGAATGGTCGTCGGTGCAATCGTTATGCTGGCTGGCGGTTACAATCCGGTTGATGGATTTGATCAATTGTTTTACGGAATATTCGGAGAGCCTTACAGCATCGGTGAAACATTACGAGCTGCTGCTCCGTTGATTTTTGCGGGTCTTGCTGTTGCCTTTGCTTTCCGGACAGGACTCTTTAACATCGGAGTGGAAGGACAAGTGTTGGTCGGCTGGATGGTTGCCGTCTGGATCGGGATTGAGTTTGACCTCCCGACAGCGATTCACTTGCCGCTCGCTTTGATTGGTGCGGGACTTGCTGGAGCGCTTTGGGCATCCGTCCCGGGTATCTTAAAAGCAAAATTCCACGTGCACGAAGTTATCACGTCGATCATGATGAACTATATCGCCCTCTATGTGACGAATGATATTTTACGTCACGTCATCGGGATTGAAAACGAACGGACGGAGTCAGTAAAGGAATCCGCTTCACTTGCTTCACCATTCCTGCAGGAATTGACGGATTTCTCACGTCTGCATAACGGGATTTTCATTGCTGTTCTCGCAGCACTCGTCTTTTGGTTCATCCTTTGGAAAACGACGCTCGGTTATGAATTACGGGCAGTTGGTTTCAATAAGAGTGCAGCAGAATATGCCGGTATGGGTGTCAACAAGAACATTGTTCTTTCATTCGTCATCTCGGGTATATTTGCAGGACTCGCCGGAGCGATGGAAGGGTTAGGAACATTCCAAAACATGACGCTGAATGCTTCATTCACAGGTGTCGGATTCGACGGGATTGCCGTTGCCTTACTAGGTGCCAACAATCCGATTGGGGTTGTACTTGCCGCCTTACTGTTTGCGGGTCTGAACATCGGTGGTCTTTCGATGCAACAAATCGGAATCCCGCCAGAATTAATTAAAATCATCATCGCATTTATCATCATCTTCGTCGCATCGGGTTATGCGATCCGTCTTTTGATCGAGAAGTTCACGGTCAAGAAACCCGAAGATAAAAAAGTGAAAGGAGCCGATAAATAA